The Microbacterium sp. Root61 genomic interval ATCTACGGCGAGGTGCGCTGGGCGCCCGAGCAGCACCTGGCGCGCGGCCTGTCCCTGGAAGAGGTCGTCGAGGCCGTCCAGGAGGGCATTGAAGAGGGCGAGGACGCCGTCGAGCGGTCCGGTCGCGACATCCGCGTCGGCCAGCTCATCTCCTCGATGCGTCACACCGACCGTTCGCTGGAGATCGCGCAGCTCGCCGTCGCCTTCCGCAACCGCGGCGCGGTCGGTTTCGACATCGCCGGACCCGAGGACGGCTTCCCGCCTTCGCGTCTGCGCCCCGCCTTCGACTACCTGGCATCCGAGTTCTTCCCGACGACCGTCCACGCGGGCGAAGCGGCCGGACTCGACTCGATCCGCTCGGCCCTCATCGACGGACGCGCGCTGCGCCTCGGTCATGGCGTGCGCCTGGCCGAAGACCTCGACGTCGTGTCCCGCGAGGGGGACGAGGTGCTCGTGCACTTCGGCGACCTGGCCCGCTGGGTGCGCGACCGCGAGATCACGCTCGAGCTCTCGCCGTCGTCGAACCTGCAGACCGGTGCGATCGAGCAGTGGGGCACGACCCTCGCCGACCACCCGTTCGATCTGCTCTACCAGCTCGGCTTCTCGGTCACGGTCAACGTCGACAACCGCACCATGAGCCGCACCTCACTGACGCGCGAGCTCGCGCTGCTGGCCGAGACGTTCGAGTACGACCTCGCCGACCTCGAGACGTTCCAGCTGAACGCCGCCGCGGCCGCCTTCCTCCCGGTGGAGGAGCGCGAGGAGCTCATCGAGCTCATCGCCGAGGGCTTCGACGCGTAGTACGGCTCAGCGCCGGGCGACGCCGGGGTGGGTTTCGAGGTACGCCTCGAACGCCTCGGCGCTCGTCTTGGCCGGGGTGAAGCCGAAGTCGCGCTTGAGTGACTCGTTCGAGAGCACGGGGCGATAGCGGAGGAACCCGACCTGCTCGGGTCCGTGCACGGTGAGGCGCAGCATCCGTCCCGCACGCAGGCCGAACCCGAGCAGGCCGGCGGGCAGGGTGAGCAGCGGCTTGCCGAGTCTTGCGGCCAGCTCCTGCACGGTCAGCTTCCCGTCGCCGGCGACGTTGTAGGTGCCGGAGGGGCCGTCGGTGGCGGCGCGGGCCATCGCCGCGGCGACGTCGTCCACCCAGATGAACACGAACGGCGAATCCGACCCGCGGATCGCGAGGATGCGGCTCCCGTTCCACAGCGCGGTGATCTGGTTCGCGACGGTGGGACCGAGGATCGTGCCGATCCGGAACACCACCTGCTCGAGCTCGGGATGCCGCAGCCGATAGTCGGCGAGCATCTCCTCGACGAGGCGCTTGTGCTTCGAGTACGGGAACTCCTCGTTGCCGCGCACCGGGTCGCTCTCGCGCAGCCACTCCGGATTGTCGGGGTGGTAGCCGTACGCCGCGCCGGAGGAGGAGACGACGACGCGTCGCACGCCCGCCGCGACGCAGGCCTCGAGCACGTGGCGGGAGCCGTCGACGTCGACGCGGTACTCGAGGTCGTGGTCACGACCGGGGTTGACGATCGCCGCGAGGTGCACGACGACGTCGATGTCGTGGCGCTCCAGCAGCGGCAGCAACCCGCTCTCGCGCGTGACATCGCACTCGTCGTAGATCACACCGTCGATGGGATGCTCCGGCCGCCGCACGTCGCCCGCCACCACGAGCGCGACATCCGTCCGCGCCACCAGTGCGGACGCGACGTGGGAGCCGAGGAATCCGCTGCCGCCGGTGATCAGGACGCGCGCGCTCACGGGGTCGTCTCGCCCGGCGCAGCGGCGGCCCGCAGCGCGCGACGGGTGGCGTCGCCCTGGGCCGAGCCGGTCCGCTTCTTGGTGTGCCGCGCCCAGAGCGCCGCCAGGATCAGGCCGGCGATGATGTCCCAGATGCCCCACCACCCTGCGACGATCGCCATGCCGCCGAGTCCGCCGAAGAAGGTGAACACGAGGCCCAGCCCGAGCCCGGCGTTGCGGATGCCGACCTCGAACGTCATCGCCTTGCGCTCCCGGGTGCCGAGTCCGCCGATCGCTGCGGTCGACCACCCGATCGCCAGCGCGACCGCGTCGTGGATCGCGACGGCCACCAGGATCACGCCGATGAACGCGACGAAGTAGGTCCAGTTGCCCAGGAGAGCGGCGAGGATGAAGCCGACCAGCGCGATCAGGCTGAACCATTTGACGTACGGCTGGATCTTGGCCGCGACGCGCGGATACCGTGCGCGCACGGCGAGGCCGACGGCGAAGGGGAGGCCGATGATGAGGAAGATCTCCAGCAGCATCTGCCAGCCGTTGAGAGACACCGCGGTCAGCAGCGCGCGGGTGTCGGCGCGCAGGGAGCCCCAGAACGCGATGCTCAGCGGCAGCACGATGATGTAGAGCAGGTTCGACACCGCCGTCATCGACACGGACAGGGCGACGTTGCCGCCGGAGCGATGCGTGAGGACCTGCGAGATGTTGCCGGGAGGGCAGCAGGCGACCAGCAGCATGCCGAGCGCCATCGACGGGGTGACCGGCAGGATCAGGGTCAGGCAGAACGTGATGCCGGGCAGCACCAGCAGCTGCGCGAGGATCGCGATCACGAGCGGCTTGGGCTTGCGGGCCACGACCTTGAAGTCGTCGACCGACGTGTCCAGTGCGATGCCGAGCATGATGAGCCCCAGCACGATGTTCAGGATGACGAGTGTGCCCGGGGTGAAGTTCAAGACGACGTCGTCGATGTTCACGCGCTGGCCTTTGCGGGGGAGGAGGTGCGGGATGCGGCATCCGAATCCTCGCGGAGCGAGTGCGCCGCCGCGCGGACCGCGCGACGGTAGGCGTCCTTGTTGACGTAGTACGACATGCGTTCGAGCCCGAGGTACTTGTACCCGCCGGTGAGGTCCGGCCACGGGCCGGCCGCGACCCGGCCGCGGAACGCCGACGCCCGCGCCGGGCGCTGCGCGACGGCGGTCAGATATTCGGCGATGAGTTCGGCCTGCTCGTAGCGCCCCTGCCAGCCGATACCGGAGGCCTCGATCATGCCCATCACGTAGAGCCCGTTGAACGACGGCGGGAAGACGTTGAGGAACAGCTTCGGCGACATGCCCGTCCAGTGCAGGTGCTCCCGCGCGACGAACGGATAGTCGAGCTTGTAGCCGGTGGCGAGCAGCACCAGGTCGTACTCGTCGCTCGTGCCGTCGACGAAGAGGACGGTCTGCCCGTCGAAGCGGTCGATGTCGGGCTGCACTCGCAGGTCGCCCTGACCGAGGTGGTTCAGGATCAGCGTGTTGACGATGGGGTGCGATTCGTAGATCTTGTAGTCCGGCTTCGGGAAGCCGAACCGCACGGGGTCTCCGGTGAACGCCTGGAGCACGCGCTTGTCGACGAACTGCTTGATCGGCGCGGGCAGGGGCTTGCCCTGGTTGAGCGTGTCGCTCGGCTTGCCGAACAGGTACCGCGGGACGAAGTAGTAGCCGCGCCGCACACTCATGTCGACGGATGCCGCGTGGTGCACGGCGTCGACCGCGATGTCGCAGCCGGAGTTGCCGGCGCCGATGATGAGGACGCGTTTGCCGGTCAGCTGCGACGCGCTCTTGTAGGCGCTCGTGTGCAGGATCTCGCCGGTGAACTCGCCGCGGAAGTCGGGGACGTTCGGCTCGGCGAGCGTGCCGTTGGCCAGGATCACGCCGTCGTAGCGCTGCTCGGTCGTGCCGTCGGGGCCTTCGGCCCGCAGCATCCATCCGCCGTCCCCGGTCGGCTCGAGCGAGGTGACCGCGGTGTCGAACCGGTAGTGCTCACGCAGTCCGAATCGATCGGAGAAGTCGCGGAAGTACTGCATCAGCGTGCGGTGACCGGGGTAGTCCGCCGTCGTGTCCATCGGGAACTCGGAGAACTGCGTCGTGGTGCGCGAGGAGATCAGGTGCGCCGATTCGTACATCGTCGAGCGCGGGTTCTCGATGTCCCACAGGCCGCCGACGTCGCTGGACGCCTCGAACCCGTCGAAGGCGATCCCGGCCTTCTTCAGCGCCCGCGCGGCGGACAGCCCCGATGGGCCGGCTCCGATGATGGCGTAGCTGCGCACAGCATTCCCCTTCCTGCACGTCTTCGTGTCAGGTCTCCCAGATGACTTCTTGATGTTAGTCGGTCGTAACTGAAAATGCCGTCCTCCTGTGGAGGAGAGGGACGTGCCTCAGCCCAAGAGTGCCAGGATGCCCCGCACGAGCACCACTGTCGCCCCGGCCCATGCCACCGAGAGCATGCCGATGCGTGCGGCCCGCGCAGGGACGAACCGGGCCAACCAGGTGCCGAGGGCGATGCCGGCGACGGTCGCGAGGGCCGCGAGCCCCATGTCACCCGAAGGCGATGTGGGGAGCCCGCGCAGCACCACCGAGATGAGGCTGAACGCCGCGAAGATCACCTGCACGCTCGCCACGAATCGGGGCTGCGGCCAGCGATCGCCGACGGCATATGCGGCCAGGGGAGGGCCGGACAACCCGCTCGTGACGTGCATGAACCCGCTTGCGGCACCGGCACCCACCGCGCCGATCGGACCGGTGAGCATGCCGGACAGCGCGGGGATCCACCCGGCGACGAGCGCGAAGTAGGCCATCGCCGCGACCAGGATCATGAGCGCGGGGTCCGGGAGCATCCGCACCAGCAGCGCACCGAACGGCGCCGCGATCAGTCCCGGCCAGATGAGTCGCCAGGCCCGCCGCCACTCGATCTGGCGCCACACGAACGGCAGGGCCGACAGGGAGGCGACCAGCGCGAGCAGCACGCCGATCGTCACGCCCTCGACCGGGCCGTACAGCAGCACGATCGGCCCGATCAGCACGAGGACGAAGCCGAGCCCCGTGATCCGCTGGATCACCGCGGCGATGAGGGCGGCGAGGCAGGCGAGAGCAAGGGTCACGGGCAACCATCGTAGGCGGCCCGGGTGACCTGTTCAGGACGATCAGGGAGCGACGGAGGCCGCGGCTGCGCCGACGAGTTCTGTCAGGCGCGCGATCATGTCGGGGTCCGAGATGCTCGGCGTGCCGTCGCCGGGCTGCAGGCCGTAGTCGCCGAACGAGGAATGCGCCGCTCCGGCGATCTGGACCATCTCGGCGTCAGCGGGGAGCAGGGGACGGGCGGCATCGATCTTCGCCGGTGTGGAGAGACCGTCCTCGCTCCCGGAGATGCTGGAGACCGTCAGGTCGGAGGCGGACAGATCGTTCGCGCAGTAGCTGGCGAACAGCACCAAGCCGTCGGCATCGGGTGCGAGCTGACACGCCTTCACGCCGCCGAGCGAGTGCCCGCCCACCAGCCACGTGTCGATCCCCGGAACCTCGTCGGTGAAGGCGGAGAGCGGTCGGAGGTCGAAGAACGCGAGGTTGAGGGTGGGGCGCGTGATCACGACGGTGACGCCCTCTTCGGCGACGAGACCGGAGAGCTTGGACGCGTAGGCGAGCGGATCGACCTTCGCTCCGGGGATGAACACGAGTCCCACCGTCGAGGCGCCGTCGGCGGGAGACATGACGATCGAGTCCCCGGTGTCATCTAGCACGATCGCGGGATCATCCCGGACGGCCTGCAGTGGACCGGGTTCGGCCCCCATGACGCCGATGTTCGCGTAGAGGAGGAGCGCGACGACGGCGAGGACGATCAGCGCGCCGAGGGTTGCGCCGATCCAGATCAGCACGCGCTTCATACGCGATCGCCGCTTCGGGGGAGTGGATGCCGCGGCCTCCGGCTCGTCCGCAGCGGAGGGGGTCTCGGGTGTGGGGTCGGTCACGTCCCGAGCGTACTCGCCGGCGCTCGGGCGCCGCAGTCCGTGTCCCGCAGTCGAGAATGGAGGCATGCTTCCTGCCCTGAGTGACATCGCCGAGCGCGAGTACGTGCTGCTGACGACCTTTCGCCGAACCGGCGTACCCGTGGCGACCCCGGTGTGGATCGTCCGCGATGGAGAGCACCTCCTCATCACGACGGGTGCCGATTCCGGCAAGGTGAAGCGCCTGCGTCACACCGCGCGCATCACGCTCGCTCCCTGCGACGCACGAGGACGGGTCACCGAAGATATCGAGCCGGTTGCGGCGATCGCGATCGTCGATGCCAGTGGCCCCACCATGGAACGCGTGGATCGCGCACTCGCCGGCAAATACGGCCTCAAGCACAAGATGATCCGCGCCTCGCAGAGGCTGAAGCGGACGACGTCGGGCTCCGTGGCCCTCGTCGTGACCTGAGAGTCAGCGCGCGAGTTCCGCCTGACGCTCGGCGACGACCGCCTGCACCTTCGAGAACAGCGGATGCCCCGGCTCGAGCCCGGTGACGGCGGCCGTGAAGGTCGCGGCATCCTGTTCCCGCAGCATCCGCTGCATGTCGACCGACTGCGGATCCTCGGCGTCGTCGAATGCGAGGGCCGCGCCCATGGCCGCGACGAGCGCCGTCGTGGACAGGCCGCGCTCGGCGGCCTCGGACGCGGGCCCCACGAACCGTTCGTGCAGCGACAGCTTGCGCAGCGGCTGGCGGCCGACCCGCCAGACGGTGTCGGGCAGTGCCGGGTTGCGGAAGCGCCGCAGGATCGTCGCACGGTAGGCGGCGAGGTCGTCGGGATCGAGGTCGTGCTTGGCGGTCAGCAACGCCGAGGTCTCCTCGAGCGTCGCGGCGACGCGCGCCGCGATGGCATCGTCGGCCAGCGCATCGGAGATCTTCTCCGCACCCGCCTGCGCGCCGAAGTACGCCGTGGTCGCGTGCCCGGTGTTCACCGTGAACAGCTTGCGCTCGATGTACGGCGCGAGGTCGTCGACGAAGTGCGCGCCGGGGATCTTCGGCGGGTCATCGCCGAACGGGGTGCGCTCGATCGCCCACTCGAAGAACGGCTCGACCGTCACATCCACGCCTTCGCCGGCGGGCTGGGCGGGCACGATGCGGTCCACGGCGGTGTTGGCGAACACAGCGCGACCGGCGATGGCATCCCACGCATCGCCGGCGAGGGACTTGATCTCGTCGCGCAGCAGGTCGGTGGCGTTGATCGCGTTCTCGCACGCCATGATCTGCAGCGGCGGAGAGGAGGGATCCCGCAGCGCGAGCCCCGACAGGACATGCGGTGCGACGAACTTCAGGATCGTCGGCCCCACGGCCGTGGTCAGAACGTTCGCTCCGGCGATCTCCTCGATGACTTCGTCGGGATGCGTGGCGCTGTTGATCGCGCGGAAGCCGGTCACGACCTTGTCGTGCCCGCCCTCGCCGACCTCGTGCACGGTGTACTGCGAGACCGCGTTGATCGCATCGACGAGCGGGGCCGCGACATCCGAGAAGACGAGTTCGTATCCGCCCTCGTGCAGCAGCAGGCCGACGAACCCGCGTCCGATGTTGCCGGCCCCGAAGTGGACGGCCTTCATCACACGCCCGCGGCCGAGACGAGTGCGAACAGCTCTTCCGGCGTCGACGCCTTCTTCAGCTTCTCCACCTCGTCGTCATCGGAGAACAGGATCGCGATCTGCGACAGGATCTCGAGGTGCTCATCGCCCTTGCCCGCGATTCCCACAACGAACGTCACGGGCTCGCCGCCCCAATCCACGCCACCGTCGTAGCGGACGACCGACAGGGCGGAATCGAGGATCGCGGCCTTCGTCTCATTCGTGCCGTGCGGGATCGCCAGCTCGTTGCCCATGTATGTCGAGACGGTCTCCTCGCGCTGCTGCATCGCGTCGAAGTAGGCGCTGGTGACGGCGCCGGCGGACTCGAGGATGTCGGCGGCTTCCTTCATCGCCTCTTCGCGCGTCGCTCCACCCGAGTGGATGCGGACCTGACCGACGCTCAGAACGTCACGTGTCATTTTTCGGCCTTTCTGTCGGATGCCACGGCATCACGGGATGCGGACTGCGGGGTCGGGGGCATCACGCCGCCCGACCCCGCAGCGGTTCAGCGCTTACGCACCATCCTTGTGCTGCTCGCGCACCAGGTCTACGACTTCCTCGTACTTGGGCGAGTTCATGAAGTTGTCGACCGAGACGTGCACCGCGTTCGGCGCCTGCTGCCGCGCACGGTCGGTGAGCTGGTTCTGCGTGATGATCAGGTCGGCCGATGCATCGAGATTGGCGATCGCCTTGTTGACGACCGTGACCCCCTCGATGCCCGCCTTCTTGATCTTGTTGCGCAGCACGCTCGCGCCCATTGCGGAGGAGCCCATGCCGGCGTCGCATGCGAACACGATGTTGTTGATCTCGCGTTCGGTCATGACGGCAGGCTCGATGCCGCCGCCCGGCGCCGTCGCCGCACCCGCGCGCAGGCCGCCGAGTGCGTCGGAGGACTTGCCCTTCGCCGCTTCGGTCTGCGTGATCGCCGCGCCGAACGCGTCGTCGGTGGCCGCCATCGCCGCCAGGTCCCGCTTGCGCGAGGCGCGCAGGATGATCGCCGAGATCAAGAAGGTCACGGCGGCGGAGAGGATCACGGACAGGATGACGGCGAAGTACTTCCCTGTCGCTGTCTGGGCCAGGACGGCGATGATGCTGCCCGGGGCAGCCGGTGCTCTCAGCGCACCACCGAGGAGCATGTTCGTCGTGACGCCCGTCATGCCACCGCCGATGAGGGCGAGGATCAGGATCGGCTTCATCAGCGCGTACGGGAAGTACACCTCGTGGATACCGCCGACGAACTGGATGAGCGCCGCACCGGGGGCAGAGGCGCGCGCCGCACCGATGCCGAAGAAGGTGAACGCCAGCAGGAGGCCCAGACCGGGGCCGGGGTTGGCCTCGAGCAGGAACAGGATCGAGGATCCCTCCTCCGCCGACTGCTGGATGCCCAGCGGTGTCAGCACGCCGTGGTTGATCGCGTTGTTGAGGAAGAGGACCTTCGCCGGCTCGATCAGGATGCTGGTGAGCGGCAGCAGGTTCATCTCCACCAGCCAGTTCACCGCATTGCTGAGGATCTGCATCAGGCCGTTGACGAGCCACGCGATCGGGTAGAACCCGACGACGGCCATGACGAAGCCCCAGATCCCGGCGGAGAACATGTTCACGAGCATCTCGAAGCCGGCCCGGATCTTGCCTTCCCACAGGCTGTCGAGCCACTTCATCGTGTACGCGGCCAGCGGCGCCATGATCATCGCACCGATGAACATGTGCACCTGGCCGAGCTGGTTGTCGGCCGGCAGCGTCGCGTTGATGTTTGCGATCAGCAGGTCGGACCCGGCGATCGCGCCCATGGTGGCGATCGAGGCGACCACACCGCCGCGGATGCCGTAGACGATGTTGCCGCCCGTGTAGGCGATGATGATCGGCAGCAGATAGTGGATGAACGGACCCACGATCGTCGCCAGGTCGGCATTCGGGGTGAAGCCGACGCCGATGAAGAAGGCCGTGAAGATTCCCCACGCGATCAGGGCTGGGATGTTCGGCATGATCATGCCGGACAGGAACGTGCCGAAGCGCTGTACTCCGACCCGTGTCTTGCTTCCGCCGGTCGTGGCGGGGACTGACGACGTTGTCATGGCTACATCTCCTTCTCTAGGGCGGCGGCGGCCTGTCGTGCCGCGTCGCGGGCCGAGGATGCGTCATCCGCGGCGAGTGCGGCGCCGGCGATCTGCCGGGCGTCGTCGACCGTGTAGTGCAGAAGGCTCGCGCGGACGTCGGCGAGAGCCGTAGGGGCCATGGAGAGGCTCGTCGCGCCCAGACCGACGAGCACGACGGCGAGCAGCGGGTCCGCGGCGGCCTCGCCGCAGATCCCGACGGGCTTGCCGTGCAGACGGCCGGCATCGCCGACCTCGCGGATGAGGCGCAGCACGGCTGGATGCCACGGGTCCTGGAACGCGGCCACCGAGCCGAGCAGGCGGTCGGCGGCGAGCGTGTACTGCGTCAGGTCGTTGGTGCCGATCGACGCGAAGTCGGCGTGCGCGAGCACCCGGTCGGCCAGCAGCGCCGAGGACGGCACCTCGACCATCACCCCGGCGGTGCGGATGCCGTAGTCGCGGGCGATCGCGGTGAAGTACTCGGTCTCCTCGACGGTCGCGACCATCGGCGCCATGACCCACAGGTCCGCGCCGCCGCCGGGCATGCTGCGCGCCTCGGCATCCGCGGCGGCCAGGGCCGTGAGCTGTTCGCGCAGGATGTCCTCGCTCGCCCGCAGCGCCCGCAGTCCCCGCAGCCCGAGTGCGGGGTTCTCCTCGTGCGCGTCGTTGAGGAACGGGAGCGGCTTGTCGGCGCCGGCATCCAGCACCCGGACGACGACCTTCTTGCCCGGGAAAGCCGCGAGGAGCTTCGTGTACGACCCGCGCTGCTGCTCGATGGTCGGGGCGTTGCTCGAGGAGAGGAACAGGAACTCGGTGCGGAACAGCCCGACGCCCTCGGCGCCGAGGGCGACCGCCTCGGCGGCGCCGTCGGGGCTTCCGAGGTTGACCAGCAGGGGCACCGGAGTGCCGTCCGCGAGTGCGCCCGGGGTGATCGGCGCGGTCGCCGCCGAGGCCCGTGCCTGAGCCCGGTTCTGCGCGCGGTCCAGCTCGTCGGCCGAGGGCTGCCGCGTGACGACTCCGCCGGCGGCATCCACGATCACGGTCTCGCCCTCGGTGAGGTCCGCGGCTGCGGCCACTCCGACGATCGCGACGATCGACTTCTCGCGGGCCAGGATCGCCGTGTGCGAGGTGGGGCCG includes:
- a CDS encoding adenosine deaminase; translated protein: MPIEQNGDAVIDGVSIRRLPKISLHDHLDGALRPQTIIELADEVGLEVPEHEAEALGDWFADKSDSGSLVEYLKTFDLTTGVMQTREGLTRVARELVEDLAADGVIYGEVRWAPEQHLARGLSLEEVVEAVQEGIEEGEDAVERSGRDIRVGQLISSMRHTDRSLEIAQLAVAFRNRGAVGFDIAGPEDGFPPSRLRPAFDYLASEFFPTTVHAGEAAGLDSIRSALIDGRALRLGHGVRLAEDLDVVSREGDEVLVHFGDLARWVRDREITLELSPSSNLQTGAIEQWGTTLADHPFDLLYQLGFSVTVNVDNRTMSRTSLTRELALLAETFEYDLADLETFQLNAAAAAFLPVEEREELIELIAEGFDA
- a CDS encoding SDR family oxidoreductase, whose amino-acid sequence is MSARVLITGGSGFLGSHVASALVARTDVALVVAGDVRRPEHPIDGVIYDECDVTRESGLLPLLERHDIDVVVHLAAIVNPGRDHDLEYRVDVDGSRHVLEACVAAGVRRVVVSSSGAAYGYHPDNPEWLRESDPVRGNEEFPYSKHKRLVEEMLADYRLRHPELEQVVFRIGTILGPTVANQITALWNGSRILAIRGSDSPFVFIWVDDVAAAMARAATDGPSGTYNVAGDGKLTVQELAARLGKPLLTLPAGLLGFGLRAGRMLRLTVHGPEQVGFLRYRPVLSNESLKRDFGFTPAKTSAEAFEAYLETHPGVARR
- a CDS encoding bile acid:sodium symporter family protein, yielding MNIDDVVLNFTPGTLVILNIVLGLIMLGIALDTSVDDFKVVARKPKPLVIAILAQLLVLPGITFCLTLILPVTPSMALGMLLVACCPPGNISQVLTHRSGGNVALSVSMTAVSNLLYIIVLPLSIAFWGSLRADTRALLTAVSLNGWQMLLEIFLIIGLPFAVGLAVRARYPRVAAKIQPYVKWFSLIALVGFILAALLGNWTYFVAFIGVILVAVAIHDAVALAIGWSTAAIGGLGTRERKAMTFEVGIRNAGLGLGLVFTFFGGLGGMAIVAGWWGIWDIIAGLILAALWARHTKKRTGSAQGDATRRALRAAAAPGETTP
- a CDS encoding flavin-containing monooxygenase yields the protein MRSYAIIGAGPSGLSAARALKKAGIAFDGFEASSDVGGLWDIENPRSTMYESAHLISSRTTTQFSEFPMDTTADYPGHRTLMQYFRDFSDRFGLREHYRFDTAVTSLEPTGDGGWMLRAEGPDGTTEQRYDGVILANGTLAEPNVPDFRGEFTGEILHTSAYKSASQLTGKRVLIIGAGNSGCDIAVDAVHHAASVDMSVRRGYYFVPRYLFGKPSDTLNQGKPLPAPIKQFVDKRVLQAFTGDPVRFGFPKPDYKIYESHPIVNTLILNHLGQGDLRVQPDIDRFDGQTVLFVDGTSDEYDLVLLATGYKLDYPFVAREHLHWTGMSPKLFLNVFPPSFNGLYVMGMIEASGIGWQGRYEQAELIAEYLTAVAQRPARASAFRGRVAAGPWPDLTGGYKYLGLERMSYYVNKDAYRRAVRAAAHSLREDSDAASRTSSPAKASA
- a CDS encoding sulfite exporter TauE/SafE family protein encodes the protein MTLALACLAALIAAVIQRITGLGFVLVLIGPIVLLYGPVEGVTIGVLLALVASLSALPFVWRQIEWRRAWRLIWPGLIAAPFGALLVRMLPDPALMILVAAMAYFALVAGWIPALSGMLTGPIGAVGAGAASGFMHVTSGLSGPPLAAYAVGDRWPQPRFVASVQVIFAAFSLISVVLRGLPTSPSGDMGLAALATVAGIALGTWLARFVPARAARIGMLSVAWAGATVVLVRGILALLG
- a CDS encoding alpha/beta hydrolase, giving the protein MKRVLIWIGATLGALIVLAVVALLLYANIGVMGAEPGPLQAVRDDPAIVLDDTGDSIVMSPADGASTVGLVFIPGAKVDPLAYASKLSGLVAEEGVTVVITRPTLNLAFFDLRPLSAFTDEVPGIDTWLVGGHSLGGVKACQLAPDADGLVLFASYCANDLSASDLTVSSISGSEDGLSTPAKIDAARPLLPADAEMVQIAGAAHSSFGDYGLQPGDGTPSISDPDMIARLTELVGAAAASVAP
- a CDS encoding PPOX class F420-dependent oxidoreductase produces the protein MLPALSDIAEREYVLLTTFRRTGVPVATPVWIVRDGEHLLITTGADSGKVKRLRHTARITLAPCDARGRVTEDIEPVAAIAIVDASGPTMERVDRALAGKYGLKHKMIRASQRLKRTTSGSVALVVT
- a CDS encoding mannitol-1-phosphate 5-dehydrogenase, with product MKAVHFGAGNIGRGFVGLLLHEGGYELVFSDVAAPLVDAINAVSQYTVHEVGEGGHDKVVTGFRAINSATHPDEVIEEIAGANVLTTAVGPTILKFVAPHVLSGLALRDPSSPPLQIMACENAINATDLLRDEIKSLAGDAWDAIAGRAVFANTAVDRIVPAQPAGEGVDVTVEPFFEWAIERTPFGDDPPKIPGAHFVDDLAPYIERKLFTVNTGHATTAYFGAQAGAEKISDALADDAIAARVAATLEETSALLTAKHDLDPDDLAAYRATILRRFRNPALPDTVWRVGRQPLRKLSLHERFVGPASEAAERGLSTTALVAAMGAALAFDDAEDPQSVDMQRMLREQDAATFTAAVTGLEPGHPLFSKVQAVVAERQAELAR
- a CDS encoding PTS sugar transporter subunit IIA, whose protein sequence is MTRDVLSVGQVRIHSGGATREEAMKEAADILESAGAVTSAYFDAMQQREETVSTYMGNELAIPHGTNETKAAILDSALSVVRYDGGVDWGGEPVTFVVGIAGKGDEHLEILSQIAILFSDDDEVEKLKKASTPEELFALVSAAGV
- a CDS encoding PTS mannitol transporter subunit IICB; translation: MTTSSVPATTGGSKTRVGVQRFGTFLSGMIMPNIPALIAWGIFTAFFIGVGFTPNADLATIVGPFIHYLLPIIIAYTGGNIVYGIRGGVVASIATMGAIAGSDLLIANINATLPADNQLGQVHMFIGAMIMAPLAAYTMKWLDSLWEGKIRAGFEMLVNMFSAGIWGFVMAVVGFYPIAWLVNGLMQILSNAVNWLVEMNLLPLTSILIEPAKVLFLNNAINHGVLTPLGIQQSAEEGSSILFLLEANPGPGLGLLLAFTFFGIGAARASAPGAALIQFVGGIHEVYFPYALMKPILILALIGGGMTGVTTNMLLGGALRAPAAPGSIIAVLAQTATGKYFAVILSVILSAAVTFLISAIILRASRKRDLAAMAATDDAFGAAITQTEAAKGKSSDALGGLRAGAATAPGGGIEPAVMTEREINNIVFACDAGMGSSAMGASVLRNKIKKAGIEGVTVVNKAIANLDASADLIITQNQLTDRARQQAPNAVHVSVDNFMNSPKYEEVVDLVREQHKDGA
- the ptsP gene encoding phosphoenolpyruvate--protein phosphotransferase; the encoded protein is MSELRGVGIGLGVAQGPVARMAEPLPAPSDAPSERSKEDEAARVKDAVAVVARELEARGALAGGAAQDVLEAQAMMAEDPSLEEEVGARLAEGHTAEWAVFDAFASFRETLTAMGGYLGERAADLDDVAQRVIARLRGVPAPGVPDPGHPFVLVAKDLAPADTALLDLTKVLALITTEGGPTSHTAILAREKSIVAIVGVAAAADLTEGETVIVDAAGGVVTRQPSADELDRAQNRAQARASAATAPITPGALADGTPVPLLVNLGSPDGAAEAVALGAEGVGLFRTEFLFLSSSNAPTIEQQRGSYTKLLAAFPGKKVVVRVLDAGADKPLPFLNDAHEENPALGLRGLRALRASEDILREQLTALAAADAEARSMPGGGADLWVMAPMVATVEETEYFTAIARDYGIRTAGVMVEVPSSALLADRVLAHADFASIGTNDLTQYTLAADRLLGSVAAFQDPWHPAVLRLIREVGDAGRLHGKPVGICGEAAADPLLAVVLVGLGATSLSMAPTALADVRASLLHYTVDDARQIAGAALAADDASSARDAARQAAAALEKEM